A genomic segment from Nicotiana tabacum cultivar K326 chromosome 9, ASM71507v2, whole genome shotgun sequence encodes:
- the LOC107802269 gene encoding GCN5-related N-acetyltransferase 7, chloroplastic has protein sequence MAILITPFSYSPQASSLYLSSKLHNTNISSTYGYNSSTPLRSFVICSSQQLSQQNQQISPPTPQPILIDKSILSISEAKSENELWAASCLRVRTFYDFQHDTLNTEDHTKYLTEREFEALTERIAGKRVGFGRVSCVNATLPFSKVSNVAYDLSTSCKFSQDNVELVVVGTLDINQCIRLPDEITGMKPKGIGADFARGYVSNVCVAKEMQRNGLGCALISKAKMVAKDMGISDLYVHVAIDNEPAKKLYMKCGFVYENEEPAWQARFLDRPRRLLLWTDLSSS, from the exons ATGGCAATCCTCATTACACCATTTTCATACTCACCACAAGCTTCTTCTCTTTACCTTAGCTCCAAATTACACAACACCAACATCTCTAGTACTTATGGCTATAACAGTAGTACTCCTCTTCGTtcttttgttatttgttcttctcAACAACTTTCCCAACAAAACCAACAAATTTCTCCACCAACCCCACAGCCAATCTTGATTGATAAATCTATTTTAAGTATATCTGAAGCTAAGTCTGAAAATGAATTATGGGCTGCTTCTTGTCTTCGTGTTAGAACTTTCTATGATTTCCAGCATGATACTCTCAACACAGAA GATCATACAAAGTACCTGACTGAACGTGAGTTTGAAGCATTGACGGAACGTATCGCTGGGAAAAGAGTCGGCTTTGGAAGAGTTTCTTGCGTCAATGCTacccttccattttcaaaagtctCAAATGTTGCATATGATTTGAGTACTTCTTGTAAA TTTTCTCAAGATAATGTGGAACTAGTTGTCGTTGGGACACTGGATATTAACCAGTGCATCAGACTTCCTGATGAAATCACAGGAATGAAACCAAAG GGAATTGGAGCTGATTTTGCTAGGGGGTACGTGAGTAATGTATGCGTTGCTAAAGAAATGCAAAGAAATGGCCTGGGCTGTGCTCTTATTTCTAAAGCAAAGATGGTTGCTAAAGACATGG GAATAAGTGATTTATACGTCCATGTTGCCATTGACAATGAGCCGGCGAAGAAGTTGTACATGAAATGTGGCTTTGTATACGAGAACGAAGAACCTGCATGGCAAGCAAGGTTCTTAGATCGACCTCGAAGGCTTCTTTTGTGGACAGATCTCTCCAGCTCTTAA
- the LOC107802270 gene encoding mannosyltransferase APTG1 has product MKQRKNLNISPNITNINVSKPYKNNKFTHPLLKKVFTLCLCFRFINALLVQTYFNPDEHWQALEVAHQITFGYGHLTWEWEKGIRSYFHPVIFAVLYKVLSFFHLDKPWFMIRSPRLLQSTFSAIGDLYLFKLSQELFGDRVAKFSLFAQLTNWFMFFCITRTLSNSLETVLTVVSLYYWPCIRPSASKISRESRKWALAVAALACAIRPTSAITWIYIGVLELYVAREKLKFVFLEVIPIGTLILGLTFLVDRWMYGTWVLVPLNFLKFNFLSSGGDYYGTHVWHWYFTQGFTVMIFTFLPFSLAGIFKSEQWKLAGLVAWCLAIYSLLGHKEFRFVLPVLPIALMFSGYWLATIGERDKSNGRGKRSPSTHDRSSGKLQLAILFLVVSNIPMAFYMSMVHQRGTEDAMNYLSVEANNGTVKSILFLTPCHATPYYSTLHRNLPMRFLDCTPSEEKGALDESDQFLLNPAGFATEFAKNWSIPSHIVLFDSQEKLLKDFLALHNFQEIKRFFHAHFKVDRELQASVAVYALKGQ; this is encoded by the exons ATGAAACAGAGAAAAAATCTCAATATTTCACCCAATATTACCAACATCAATGTTTCAAAACCTTATAAAAACAACAAATTCACACACCCTTTATTAAAAAAAGTTTTTACCCTCTGTTTATGTTTTAGATTTATAAATGCTTTATTGGTTCAAACATATTTCAATCCAGATGAACACTGGCAAGCCCTTGAAGTTGCACATCAAATCACATTTGG ATATGGACATTTGACGTGGGAATGGGAAAAGGGTATAAGGAGTTATTTCCATCCAGTAATATTTGCTGTGTTGTATaaagttctttccttttttcaTCTTGACAAACCTTGGTTCATG ATAAGGAGTCCACGACTGCTGCAGTCAACATTTTCAGCTATTGGGGACCTCTATTTGTTTAAGCTGTCTCAAGAGTTATTTGGTGACCGTGTTGCGAAATTCTCG CTTTTTGCCCAGTTGACAAACTGGTTCATGTTTTTCTGTATCACGCGTACTTTATCCAATAGTCTGGAGACTGTTCTTACCGTTGTGAGCCTGTACTACTGGCCTTGCATTAGACCATCTGCTAGCAAAATTTCTCGGGAGTCTAGAAAATGGGCTTTAGCTGTAGCTGCACTAGCATGTGCAATCCGACCTACAAGTGCCATTACATGGATTTATATCGGTGTCCTAGAGTTGTATGTTGCACGTGAGAAGCTGAAATTTGTTTTTCTTGAGGTGATTCCTATTGG GACATTAATTCTAGGACTTACTTTTCTGGTGGATCGCTGGATGTATGGCACTTGGGTCCTTGTGCCTTTGAACTTTCTGAAGTTCAATTTTCTCTCTTCTGGTGGAGACTATTATGGAACTCACGTGTGGCATTGGTACTTCACTCAGGGTTTTACAGTTATGATCTTCACATTCTTACCATTTTCACTTGCTGGCATTTTCAAGTCTGAGCAGTGGAAGCTAGCTGGTCTAGTCGCTTGGTGTTTGGCAATTTACAGCTTGTTGGGTCACAAAGAGTTCAG GTTTGTCCTCCCTGTGCTTCCAATAGCTTTGATGTTCTCTGGATACTGGTTGGCAACGATTGGAGAACGTGATAAGTCTAATGGCCGAGGTAAAAGATCTCCAAGCACTCACGACAGGAGCTCAGGGAAATTGCAACTGGCCATCCTGTTCCTAGTAGTTAGCAATATTCCGATGGCATTTTACATGAGTATGGTTCATCAG AGAGGGACAGAGGATGCAATGAACTACCTCTCTGTAGAGGCGAACAACGGGACAGTGAAAAGTATCCTTTTCTTGACGCCCTGCCACGCGACACCTTACTACTCAACTCTTCACCGTAACCTTCCTATGCGTTTCTTGGATTGCACACCAAG TGAAGAGAAGGGAGCTCTAGACGAGTCTGACCAGTTCCTGCTGAATCCAGCTGGTTTCGCAACAGAATTTGCTAAGAATTGGTCTATACCTAGTCACATTGTGCTATTTGACTCACAGGAAAAACTACTAAAGGACTTTCTAGCTTTGCATAATTTCCAAGAG ATAAAAAGGTTTTTCCATGCGCACTTCAAGGTGGATCGAGAACTTCAGGCATCTGTTGCTGTGTATGCATTGAAAGGCCAGTGA